The Candidatus Campbellbacteria bacterium region AGCTTGCCCGCTCCGCAGGTAACTTCGCAGAGGTTGTCGCGCAGGATGCAGGCAACACAAACCTCAAACTCTCCTCTGGCGAGGTAAGAAAAGTGTCCGACAGGTGCTTTGCCTCAATAGGCTCTGTCTCAAATGAAGAGAATAAACTGCGTGTTTTAGGCAAAGCAGGGCGAAGCAGACACATGGGCAGACGCCCAACCGTCCGTGGTTCCGCGATGAACCCAGTAGATCACCCCTATGGAGGCGGTGAAGGGCGCGCAGGACGAGGTCGAAGAAGGGCGGTGTCTAAATGGGGCAAAGGAGTAGGAAAGGGTCAAAAAACGAGGCGACCGAAAAAATACTCAAATGTATTCATCGTTTCGTCCCGACACAAGAAACGCAGGAGATAGTCACAATTTGACATCAACATTTCTCTGCGATAGCATAAAACTTGTGTTTATAAACACAGACAAACATGGCAAGATCAATCAAAAAAGGTCCACACATAGACTTTAAATTAATGAAGAAAATAGACGGCAAAACACCCGAGCAAGTCGGTGATATAAAGACATGGGCAAGGGCAAGCCAGATATCACCCAAGATGATTGGTTTTACTTTTCTTGTCCACAACGGAAAGACATTTATAAAAGTATTTGTCACAGAAGAAATGGTCGGACACCGTCTCGGAGAATTTTCGCCGACAAAGAGGTTTGTAAAACACGGAGGAAAAATACAGAAAGAACTTGATCAGAAGAGAAAGGAAGCAGAGATAACTGCAGCAAAAGCAGCGAGGGAAACATCTGCGGCTAAAAAATAAGATAGATTATTATGAAAGCGAATTTGAAAAATTACAGGCAGTCGCCAAGAAAGGCAAGGTTGGTCGCAAACACTGTTAAAGGAAAAAATGTTTCTCATGCGTGTGCGATTCTCTCCTTCTTAAACAAAAGGGCAGCGCACCCAATAAAGAATTTAATTCTTTCAGCATCACAGAACGCAAAAGAAAAAAATAAAGAAATTGGAGACAAGGACTTAATAATTAAAAGTATAAGAGTTGATGACGGTATCATCCTAAAAAGAGGGCGTGCTGGTAGTCGCGGAACAGGAAAACCCATCAAAAAAAGAACAAGCAATATATCCATTGAGCTTGAAAAGAAAAAAGTATGACACACAATGTTCACCCATACATACACCGTTTAGGAATAATAAAAGACTGGAAATCTTCCTGGTTTATTAATGATGCCAAAAAATACAGAGAAGCACTCCGTTGCGACCATGTAATCCGCAAGTTTTTAGAGAAACGCCTTAAAGGCATGTTGGTTGATGATGTTTTCATAGAGCATAAAAGAAAAGCAATAGCGATAACCATAAAAACAGCACGACCAGGACTACTCATAGGAAAATCAGGGGCAGGCATAGAAACCCTTAAAAAAGAAATTGAAAAAGTTGTAAAAAAAGCAAAAGTAGAATATCAGGAAATCGTATTACACATTGAAGAAATAAAATTCATAGAACCACACGCAGCACTTGTCGCAGAAACAATAGTCGCAGGTCTTGAGAAAAGAATGCAGTTCCGCCGTCTACTAAAGCAGACAGCAGAAAAGGTGATGGCAAACAGCGCAGTAAAAGGAGTAAGAATAGTTCTCTCAGGCAGGTTGGGTGGCGCAGAGATCGCAAGGTCGGAACACATAAGAAAAGGAAGAGTTCCCTTGCAGACATTTCGTTCTGATATTGACTACGCACACAAACCAGCAGTTTTGTCTTATGGAACAATCGGCGTGAAAGTTTGGGTGTACAGAGGAGATGTGTATGCAAAAAAGAACAAAGAATATAATTAAAAAACTATGTTAATACCTTCAAAAGTAAAATATCGCAAAGTTCAAAAGAAGCGAACAAACAAAAACAAAACACACACGGAAACGCGTGGGACAAAAGTTTCTTTTGGATCTTATGGATTGAAATCGCTTGCAGAAGGAAAATTGAAATCCAACCAGATTGAAGCAGCACGAAGGTGCATCGTCCGTTCAGCAGGAAAAACCGCTAAATTTTGGATACGAGTGTTCCCAGACAGACCTTTTACTAAAAAGCCATCAGAGGTTAAAATGGGTAAGGGCAAGGGTGATGTTGAGGGCTTTGAGTTCAAGGTCATGCCAGGCAGAGTCATATTTGAGCTGGACAACGTATCAAAAGAAATAGCGACATTGGCACTCAACAAGGCAGGTAGCAAATTGCCTGTAAAGACAAAAGTAGTATCACGAGAATAATATGGATATAAAAGATTTGAAAATAAAGAGCAAGGCAGAAATAATAGAAGAGTTAAAAAAACTCCAAGATAGTTTGCAGTCCGAACGGTTTGGAGGCAGTGGTGTAAGTGATGTCAAAAAAACACATATGAGAAAACAACTGCGCCGAGATATCGCAAGGATAAAAACACTCTTAGCATCACGATCTTAATTATTTATTATGGAAAAAACATCAGAAACAAAAACACAAAGCAGAAAAAAACAACTCAAAGGAGTTGTCGTGTCTGACAAGATGAAAGACACGGCAGTTGTTCAAGTTGTGCGATTTGTGAAACACCCACGATACGGAAAGTATGTAAAGAGAATAAAAAAATACAGCTCACACAACACAATAGGCGCAAAGGAAGGCGACACAGTGATAATAAGAGAAACAAAACCAATCTCTAAAAGAAAATCATTTGAGATAACCTCAATAAAATAATACTTATGATACAGCCACAAACACTCGTAAAAATAGCAGACAACTCAGGCGCAAAAATAGGGCGCGTTTTCAAAGTGCTTGGTGGCTCAAGAAAAAGATATGCACGCATAGGCGACAAAGTTGTTTTATCCGTCCAAACCGCAGAACCAAAGAAATTGGCTCAAAGCGCAAAGAAAAAAGATGTATTTCATGCGGTAATAGTCCGTCAAGTTGCGCCATACAGAAGGAAAGACGGATCATACATCCGTTTTGATGAAAACGCTGCCGTCCTTATTGAAAAAGGAAAATACGAACCGCGAGGAAATCGTATTTTTGGCCCAGTCCCCCGCGAGCTATCATCATTGGGTTATCAAAAAATCGTATCTCTCGCAAATGAAGTAATATGAAAATAAAAAAAGGAGACAAAATAATAGTAATAAAAGGTAAAGACAAGGGAAAAACTGGAGAAGTTATAAAATCAATCCCAAGCAAGTTATCCGTGGTTGTAAAAGGTGTGTGTGTAAGAACAGTCCATCAGCGAGCACGACAAAAAGGCGAAAAAGGAGCACTTGTAAAAAAAGAAATGCCAATAAACATTTCAAATGTATCACTCTTTGACTCAAAAACAAAAAAGCCAACAAAGACAAAATGGGAAGTCAAAGACAACAAAAAAATCCGCGTCCCAAGAAAAAGTGATGTAAAAATTTAATATGAATACAATAAATCAAAAACTAAAAGAATCTTTCAAGGCAATAGGGAAACAGAGAAATCTGAAAAACCCAATGCAAGCCTTCAAACTGGAGAAAATAGTCATCTCTGCAGGTGTTGGTCGTGTGAAAGACAAGTCACGCATAGAACTCATACAAGACCGCCTCGCAAAAATAACAGGATACAAACCAGTTCCGTGTGCCGCAAAAAAATCAATCGCATCTTTCAAACTCCGCCAAGGCGACATAATAGGATACAAAGTAACACTAAGAGGAAAAGCAATGGAAGACTTTCTTGAGAAATTTATAAACATAACACTCCCACGAAGCCGTGACTTTCGCGGAATAACCCCAAAAGGCATTGACAAAGCAGGCAACCTCACAATAGGGATACAAGAGCACATAATCTTCCCAGAAACCTCAAACGAAGAAGCAAAAGACATATTCGGACTCGCAGTAACACTTGTTACAAACACAACAAACCACGAAGACACAAAAGCATTCCTAACCTACCTCGGCATCCCCTTTAAGAAAGACACTGCCTAAAACAAGGGTTATAATATAATCATGCAAAAAACCACTGCATTATTACTTGTCGCTTTTTTATTATTAGCCCAACCATCTATTTCAGTTCAAGCACAAGTACCAATCGTCCCATCCCAAACACAGACACCAGTTGTCCCAATCCAAGAGACACAAGTTGTTGAACCCCAAACATGGGCACCAGTCGTTCCAGCACAAACTCAGCAAGAGAAACAATCCGCTGATGATAAAGAAGATGAAATACCAGTCATCCAAAAAGAATGGACTGATGATGAACTTGTTAATGAAGCACCGATATATAGAACAAACGATAGAGAAGATTATGAGGAAACATTAAGTTTAGAAAGAGAAGAAGAAGATGAACGAAGGAGAGAGGAAGAAGAATATGAAAAGTGGAGAGAAGAAAGAGATAGAGAAGAGGAAAACGATGGCTCAGTTGAGTTGACCATTAAGGATGCAGAAAAGATTTTCAAATCACTTTCTGTGGAAGAAAAGCATAGTGGAAAAATAGAGGCCATAGAAAAAATTGTTCAAAAAATAGTTGATAAAACTCATGCCAGAGAAAGCAAGGATGTTGTTATCGTGTACAACGAGCCAAAGGATATAATACGACAAATTGAAGAGATGCTTAGTGAAGAAATACTGGAGAATATAGAAAGAGTGATTTTTGAATGGCAAACAAAAACCATCGGCAGAGGACATATTGAAATTGGTCGAGATGCTTTTATATTAACTAAATACTATAGAAATGGAAAAAAGATGTCAGAAAAACACTATGGTTATCTAGACCAAGTGCCTTGTCCATGGAGAGAATGGTATGAGGACGGTCAAATATCTAATGAAATGCTTTGTTTTCCGAAAAAAATTCAGAAAGTGTATTTTAAGAATGGAGAATTGCAAATTAAGAGAACGCTTATTGAAGGCAAATTTAAGGAGGAGTGGTGGTATGAGAATGGGCAAATAAAAGAAAGGTTTGATGGTGAGTTGAGAGAGGAGTGGTGGAGGTCTAGACCTATAACAACACGGGTTGAAAGAAATCTGAAGTTAGAGCGGTGGTATAAAGACGGACAATTGGCAAGAAAAACTGAAAACGGTGTCACCAAAAGATGGTATCAAAATGGACAACTAATGTCGGTGGGAGAAGAGGTTGAAAACGAAGTTACTCAATGGTTTGAAAAACCCAAATATACCGAGTGGTATGAAAATGGTTCTATTCATATAATAAAAAATGGTGGTATAACCAAATCATGGTATCCTAATGGTGAAAAAAAAGTTGATAAAGTTTCTGATGAAAAAAAATCAAGATATGAGTCGTGGTGGGAAAATGGAAATAAAAAAGAAGAATCAATTGAGAAGATTGCACCAGATGGAAGGTGGCATGATAATCTTAAATGGTGGTGGGAAAATGGAAATTTAAGAACATCAGAATTTAGAATAGACAACGAAACATCTCGAATCAAAGAATGGCGTCAAGATGGAACTCCAAAATATGAGGCAGATTGGGAAAAAGGTTTTACAAAGATATGGTATGAAAAAGGACAAAAATCATCAGAGACACAATTTCTTGCCATAAAAAAGCCATCAGGGATATTAGATAAAGAAAATTTAAAAATTATTATGGCAATGTATTGGTATAAGAATGGCAAGAAATTGGCTGAATTTAAAGATGGAAAATTGCAAGTTTGGAATATGTTGGGAATAATTATGAATGGACTCCAGGCCAAGAGGCGCTTTTGTGAAAAAGATGCTCATTGGGTTGAGAGATATGGGTATTATGAATGTGATGGATGGGGAGGTCCAGATAATCTTAGTTGTGAACAAATCAATGGCAAAGTTATCGGCTACCATAATGGTTGCCGTTGCAGAGGTGAAGACTGCCTCGGTAAAACATGCCAAGCAGCAGTAGTATATTCCTGCCAAGTGCAGAAAATTGAGCAACCTAAAAAGATTTTGATGATACATAAATTGAGAAACACAAACCCTTTAACTACATCACTGCCTACAACATTTTAGAAATACATTAACAAATTGTGTAGTATAGAATATATGGCTATCTCACTGAAAGAAATAAATGCATTCAAGACAGAAGAAACAACACAGGAAATTATAGAAATAAGCACTGAAAATGAATTAAAGGACGCCGTAACAAAACACCCAGACCACATAGTTTTGGGAAAGGGAACAAATACACTTTTTGTAAAAAACATATTCATCCCTGTTTTAATAAACGAGTTTAAGGGAATAAAGATACAGGAAGAAGACAAAGAATCAATAACATATATCATCGGAGGAGGGGAAATATGGACAGATGTTGTAGACAAAATGTGTGAGAAAAATCTTTGGGGATTGGAATATTTATCAGGAATACCAGGAAGTGCAGGCGCAGGAGTTGTAAAAAACATAGGGGCATATGGATCAGAACTCTCTGACATATGTAAAGCAGTAAATGTATATGATAAAGAAAAACAAGCATTCAGAGAAATAAAATCAAAAGATTGTAAATTTGGCTACAGAACCAGCATATTTGAGAAGATGCCAAACCAATACATCATAACAGATATTGTAATTACGATACAGAAACAAAACAAAAACGCAGAACAACAATTCCTCATCAACACGAGAAACAGAGGTGTGGGTACTCCAAAAGCATATACGCCAATAGAAATATCAAAAGAGATAACAAAAACAAGAAACAGAAAACTTCCATCCCCAGAAACAAGTCCAAACGCAGGAAGTTTTTTCAAAAATCCGATACTGAACGAAAAAGAGTCAGAAAATATATTACAAAAACATAAAAAATTAAAACACTGGAAAACAGACGAGGGAACAAAATTTTCTGCAGGGGAGTTGATAGAATTGTGTGGAATGAAGGGCTATAAAGAAAAAACAGGAGCAGGAATATCAGAAAAACACGCATTAGTAATAATAAATAATGGAACAAAAAGGGGAAATGACATTTACTCCCTATCACAAAAAATACAAAAAGAAGTAAGCAAAAAATTTAAAATAAACCTTGAGCCAGAAGTATCAATACACAAAGGTTGATATTCCCCCAGTTTTTGTGTATAATTTATGTGTAAATAATGATGTGAATATATTATGGAAAATTCAAACAAAAAATTAAATTACAATGCGACAAATAAGGTAGCAGACAATCAAACAAACACATTAACGCAAGAACAAATAAACGAAGTAATTAAATTTACTGCGGATTTTACTGTGAAAAAATATGGACACATCATTGAACGACTCTCAAAAGAATAATATCAAGTTTCTTACAGAAAAAATTTTATTGGGTTTGTATGAAGCAGAATATGAAAAGGAGTATCTAACCTCCATATTCGGTGAATTTTTGCCAACTGAAAAAGAAAAATGGGTAAAAGAAATGGCTTCTATAATGTCAACCGTAGAAACAAGAAGCAATTTTTGCAATATGTCTTTAGATGAGGCAGTCGCTCGTGTCATGTTTTGCATAATAAAAGGACACAAACTTGTTGATGGAAACAAGCGATCTTCCATTTTGTGCATGGTGGGTCTGTATGCCCTAAACTTATATGTTTCAGATAAAGGTGTCGGCAACAAAGAGAGATTTACATTTGATCCAGAATCCTTGTATCACAAGGTCAAGGAAATCGCTGCGCTTGACTCCCAAACAATAGATGACGAAAAAGTTATAGTTGATTTAACCGAGTTTCTAAAAACAAAAAAATAGGGACTTGTAATTTTAGGAAATCTTTGATATCATTTCCCTATTGTATCTAATATAAAAACTAATATATGGACAGTAATTTTGCCTATAAAATTAATAACTTCATATTTACCCCCTGGTATGCTTTTTCTGCTTTTATATATAAGCGTTTTTCAAAAATTATATTAATTCTTTCTTTTCTGTCTTTCTTTTACCTTTTATTTACAGGTCATTTTATAGAAATAGTTCTAGTACTGGTTAGCTCAATTCTTGTAGCACCATTACTTACTTTTTTATTAACAGAAACTTTTAATTTTATTATTTTTACAAAAGAAGAAAGAAAATGTATGAAAGACTTTCAAAAAACATTTGCCAAATCAAATGTTACAGAACATTATAGCGGTTTTGCGCCAACTATTCCAACAGAAGCAGACGAGAAACTTTCTAGATTTCCAAAATATAAAATTTCACTTGTCGCAACAAGTGGCATACTCATTTCTTTGGTGGTTGTTTTGATTTTATATACCGGATTATTGGGTTATTTTTCTAACACCAGTTTTTATAATGGGATAAATGTAATGCAATTGAACTATGCATTAATTTTTGTATTATATTTGTCAGTTGATTATCAAAGATTACTGTTAGAAATTTTTTATTCACATCTGCCCCATCTTTATCCCAATACAAGGTTTCTATTTCCTTTTAAAATAATTTTAATATTGTTCTTGTGTGTAGTAATTTTTTTGGGTATAAGTTTATCATACACATCGTTTCTTTTGGGTGGTTCATTATTAATTTTAATGTTCTCTTTGACAATGTTTTTTAGCGATACTTCTTATATCGCAAAGTTATAAAGAAGCCAAATTGACCTTTTGCAATAACAAAAACACCAACCCAAAATAGCACAGTTGCAATTTT contains the following coding sequences:
- the rplV gene encoding 50S ribosomal protein L22; the encoded protein is MKANLKNYRQSPRKARLVANTVKGKNVSHACAILSFLNKRAAHPIKNLILSASQNAKEKNKEIGDKDLIIKSIRVDDGIILKRGRAGSRGTGKPIKKRTSNISIELEKKKV
- the rpmC gene encoding 50S ribosomal protein L29, translated to MDIKDLKIKSKAEIIEELKKLQDSLQSERFGGSGVSDVKKTHMRKQLRRDIARIKTLLASRS
- the rplN gene encoding 50S ribosomal protein L14, coding for MIQPQTLVKIADNSGAKIGRVFKVLGGSRKRYARIGDKVVLSVQTAEPKKLAQSAKKKDVFHAVIVRQVAPYRRKDGSYIRFDENAAVLIEKGKYEPRGNRIFGPVPRELSSLGYQKIVSLANEVI
- the murB gene encoding UDP-N-acetylmuramate dehydrogenase, whose protein sequence is MAISLKEINAFKTEETTQEIIEISTENELKDAVTKHPDHIVLGKGTNTLFVKNIFIPVLINEFKGIKIQEEDKESITYIIGGGEIWTDVVDKMCEKNLWGLEYLSGIPGSAGAGVVKNIGAYGSELSDICKAVNVYDKEKQAFREIKSKDCKFGYRTSIFEKMPNQYIITDIVITIQKQNKNAEQQFLINTRNRGVGTPKAYTPIEISKEITKTRNRKLPSPETSPNAGSFFKNPILNEKESENILQKHKKLKHWKTDEGTKFSAGELIELCGMKGYKEKTGAGISEKHALVIINNGTKRGNDIYSLSQKIQKEVSKKFKINLEPEVSIHKG
- a CDS encoding Fic family protein, which translates into the protein MDTSLNDSQKNNIKFLTEKILLGLYEAEYEKEYLTSIFGEFLPTEKEKWVKEMASIMSTVETRSNFCNMSLDEAVARVMFCIIKGHKLVDGNKRSSILCMVGLYALNLYVSDKGVGNKERFTFDPESLYHKVKEIAALDSQTIDDEKVIVDLTEFLKTKK
- the rpsS gene encoding 30S ribosomal protein S19, with the protein product MARSIKKGPHIDFKLMKKIDGKTPEQVGDIKTWARASQISPKMIGFTFLVHNGKTFIKVFVTEEMVGHRLGEFSPTKRFVKHGGKIQKELDQKRKEAEITAAKAARETSAAKK
- the rplX gene encoding 50S ribosomal protein L24, yielding MKIKKGDKIIVIKGKDKGKTGEVIKSIPSKLSVVVKGVCVRTVHQRARQKGEKGALVKKEMPINISNVSLFDSKTKKPTKTKWEVKDNKKIRVPRKSDVKI
- the rplE gene encoding 50S ribosomal protein L5: MNTINQKLKESFKAIGKQRNLKNPMQAFKLEKIVISAGVGRVKDKSRIELIQDRLAKITGYKPVPCAAKKSIASFKLRQGDIIGYKVTLRGKAMEDFLEKFINITLPRSRDFRGITPKGIDKAGNLTIGIQEHIIFPETSNEEAKDIFGLAVTLVTNTTNHEDTKAFLTYLGIPFKKDTA
- the rpsQ gene encoding 30S ribosomal protein S17, which encodes MEKTSETKTQSRKKQLKGVVVSDKMKDTAVVQVVRFVKHPRYGKYVKRIKKYSSHNTIGAKEGDTVIIRETKPISKRKSFEITSIK
- the rpsC gene encoding 30S ribosomal protein S3 gives rise to the protein MTHNVHPYIHRLGIIKDWKSSWFINDAKKYREALRCDHVIRKFLEKRLKGMLVDDVFIEHKRKAIAITIKTARPGLLIGKSGAGIETLKKEIEKVVKKAKVEYQEIVLHIEEIKFIEPHAALVAETIVAGLEKRMQFRRLLKQTAEKVMANSAVKGVRIVLSGRLGGAEIARSEHIRKGRVPLQTFRSDIDYAHKPAVLSYGTIGVKVWVYRGDVYAKKNKEYN
- the rplP gene encoding 50S ribosomal protein L16 yields the protein MLIPSKVKYRKVQKKRTNKNKTHTETRGTKVSFGSYGLKSLAEGKLKSNQIEAARRCIVRSAGKTAKFWIRVFPDRPFTKKPSEVKMGKGKGDVEGFEFKVMPGRVIFELDNVSKEIATLALNKAGSKLPVKTKVVSRE